The stretch of DNA atttttaataataatatttgcattttatttataattattaattgaaaatttattaatttttttgttaagatACTGTTGAGGAAGAAGCATGGGTTGATAATGAGAGAGATTATACTCATGAAGAATTGTTGGAacgtattttcaatattatgagagaaaaaaatccaGACATGGTTGCtggtaaaaaacaaaagtttatTATGCGACCACCACAAGTTGTTCGTATTGGATCGAAAAAAACTTCATTTGTCAACTTTACTgaggtaaatatttattgtttaattaattattttacaatcaatataaaagctataaatttttttattaattgtttgttgTAGATTTGCAAAACATTGCACAGACAGCCAAAGCATTTGTTAGACTTTTTACTGGCTGAATTGGGTACAAGTGGCTCTGTTGATGGTAATAGTcagttgattattaaaggAAGATTTCAGCAAAAGCaaattgaaaatgttttaAGGCGATATATCAAAGAGTACGTGACTTGTCATACGTGTCGATCGCCTGATACTATATTACAAAAAGATACACGTATATTTTTCCTTCAATGTGAAACATGTGGATCAAGATGTTCAGTAGCAAATATCAAATCTGGTTTCcaggtaaatttttatttttatttgacaataataatttattttttttcattaagcttaacttgatttataattgtttttgtattatttttatttaggcTGTTACTGGAAAACGTGCTGCTCTACGTGCAAGagaaacataaatatttttattattgtaaaatggaaatataaaataatgaaatatagatggaattttttttgattcaatcattaaattattattgtgtacagtgtcaataatttttatcctgCCTATCATGCtcaaacaaaatatcaaatttaattcaattgtgtaatttttattttactaatgCAATATTTCATACtttaacatttgtttttttttttttttcaaataatatataattttaaaagttggcCCTTTATTCCTTTATTCTATTAAAGagtgataaaaatttgaatgacTTGTTTCGTCAACAAATAAAGCCAAGTCAATAAAGTTGTCAAAATATTCAGAAATATCAAATGACTGATATTTAAATGCAATAAAACCACCAGATTCAGCACAGCCTCTGTGAAAAAGACTAACTGTTGAAAGTGGCATTGCTACTTTTGTATTGGCTCCTCttatatcaataaatggaACAAATGATTGTCCAAGATCATCATTTTTACTAGTTTGACGAAATTCAAGTTGTTGATAAGGTTCTGAAATTACAGTATTTTCACCTGGTTTTGATATTGGAGTATTTGTTTCaccaagatt from Aphidius gifuensis isolate YNYX2018 linkage group LG4, ASM1490517v1, whole genome shotgun sequence encodes:
- the LOC122855401 gene encoding eukaryotic translation initiation factor 2 subunit 2-like gives rise to the protein MAEEDVLDFDVTMKKKKKKKIVTLFDRDTAAVEEPETEESLQPNPDEAAKVDSILDLDMDFANTKKKKKKKKELIDLVKIEENTNTDNRDNDTVEEEAWVDNERDYTHEELLERIFNIMREKNPDMVAGKKQKFIMRPPQVVRIGSKKTSFVNFTEICKTLHRQPKHLLDFLLAELGTSGSVDGNSQLIIKGRFQQKQIENVLRRYIKEYVTCHTCRSPDTILQKDTRIFFLQCETCGSRCSVANIKSGFQAVTGKRAALRARET